TAAGGTTGGTAGTGCAGTTTTAACACAAGATGGAAAGATCGCATTAGATAGAATGCGTTCACTTGTAGCTTTTTTAGCAGAGTTGAAAAAAGAGAATGAAGTTATTTTAGTTTCTTCTGGAGCAGTTGCAGGCGGATATACAAAACTGCAACTTGATCGTTCCGTCTTAGCAAATAAACAAGCTCTTGCTGCAATTGGTCAACCGGTTTTAATGCAAAAATATGCAACTAAGTTTGAAAAGCATGAGGTTATTACTGCACAAGTTTTAGTAACTGCTGCAAACTTGGCTCGTGAGGATGAAATCCAAAAAATTAAAAACACTGTTGATACTTTACTTGCAAATGGTGTTATCCCTATTGTCAATGAAAATGATGCAACTGCTGTTGAAGAATTAGTAGTAGGGGACAATGATCAGCTTTCAGCGTATATGACTAAACATACCGCTTCAGATATGTTGATTATACTTTCTGATATTGATGCATACTATGACAAAGACCCTAGAAAACATGATGATGCGAAAAAACTAAAAGTTGTTCATGAAATTTCTGAAGAAGAATTAACAAAAGATGTAACGCCAAATAACGTTTTTGCTACGGGTGGTATAGTAACTAAACTCAAAGCTGCTTCTTATCTGCTTAATAGCAATATTGATATGTTTTTAGCAAGTGGATTTGATCTTAGAGATGTTAAAAGTTTTATGCTTGAAAAAAATCATATCGGCGGAACTTTATTTACAAAAGGTATATAATGAATGTAATTTTTATGGGGACACCATCTTACGCAGATGAGATTCTTAAAGAGCTTATATCTGATCAAGAGATCAATATAGTAGCTGTATATACACAACCGGATAAACCTGTTGGTAGAAAAAAGGTTTTAACACCACCCCCTGTCAAAGTTACAGCTGAAAAAGCCGGTATAGCAGTATATCAACCGACACGTTTAAGAGATGAAGAGACGGTTGCGGAACTTTTAAAAATCGATTGTGACTATATAGTTGTTGCTGCATATGGACAGATCCTTCCAAAAGCGGTTTTAGACCATGCTCCGTGTATTAATCTTCATGCTTCTATTTTACCACAGTATAGAGGTGCAAGTCCGATTCAACAGACACTTTTAAATGGTGATGTTAAAACGGGTGTAACTGCAATGCTGATGGATGTGGGATTAGATACGGGAGATATCCTCAAAATTTCTGAGATAGATGTACCTGACGATGAAATGGTAGCTACTCTTTTTGAGAGACTCACCGTAGTTGCATCTGAGCTTACAATCGATGTTTTAAAGAACTATAAAAACTATACACCTGTAAAACAAGATGAAACACTAGCAACTCATTGTACGAAAATAACAAAAGCTGAGGGAAAAGTATCTTTTGATAGTGCGCAAGAGGTATATAATAAGTATCGTGCATTTACACCTTGGCCTGGGATCTATTTAGAAAGTGGATTAAAGCTGAAAAATATCTCTTTAGTTGAAACAAAATCGAAAAATGATTCCGGAAAAATAATAGAAGTTAAAAAAGAGAGCATTATAGTTGGATGTACAAACGGTAGTTTAGAAATTTTCAGTGTACAGCCAGAATCGAAAAAAGAGATGAATGTTCTTTCATATATTAACGGTAAAAGGATAGGTGTTGAAGATACTTTATCTTGATGAAGTTGACTCTACACAAAACTATTTAAAAAAATTACTTCAAGATACTAAACCCGATTTACCTATAGCTGTATCTTCAGAGATACAGACCAACGGCATTGGAAGCCGAAACAATTCATGGAACGGTATAGAAGGGAATCTTTTTCTCTCATTTGCAATTTCTTTAAAAGAACTTCCCAACGATCTTAAACTTGAATCTGCATCAATCTATTTTGCTTATATTTTAAAAGAGACATTGGCTGAGATGGGTTCTGAAGTATTCATAAAATGGCC
Above is a window of Sulfurimonas marina DNA encoding:
- the proB gene encoding glutamate 5-kinase, whose translation is MKRIVVKVGSAVLTQDGKIALDRMRSLVAFLAELKKENEVILVSSGAVAGGYTKLQLDRSVLANKQALAAIGQPVLMQKYATKFEKHEVITAQVLVTAANLAREDEIQKIKNTVDTLLANGVIPIVNENDATAVEELVVGDNDQLSAYMTKHTASDMLIILSDIDAYYDKDPRKHDDAKKLKVVHEISEEELTKDVTPNNVFATGGIVTKLKAASYLLNSNIDMFLASGFDLRDVKSFMLEKNHIGGTLFTKGI
- the fmt gene encoding methionyl-tRNA formyltransferase, whose protein sequence is MNVIFMGTPSYADEILKELISDQEINIVAVYTQPDKPVGRKKVLTPPPVKVTAEKAGIAVYQPTRLRDEETVAELLKIDCDYIVVAAYGQILPKAVLDHAPCINLHASILPQYRGASPIQQTLLNGDVKTGVTAMLMDVGLDTGDILKISEIDVPDDEMVATLFERLTVVASELTIDVLKNYKNYTPVKQDETLATHCTKITKAEGKVSFDSAQEVYNKYRAFTPWPGIYLESGLKLKNISLVETKSKNDSGKIIEVKKESIIVGCTNGSLEIFSVQPESKKEMNVLSYINGKRIGVEDTLS